One genomic window of Brevundimonas vesicularis includes the following:
- a CDS encoding DUF6491 family protein has product MHRLILSSAALLALSACAPSPGVTTASRADAGRCFRPNLVRNFTAPNDQTLYVRTTDAGVFQIETPFCRDMTRALSIALEPVAGSSRLCPGDQASLLSPATGPQPCRVRIAKKLTTAEIEALPSRDRP; this is encoded by the coding sequence ATGCATCGTCTCATCCTGTCGTCGGCGGCCCTCCTCGCCTTGTCGGCCTGTGCGCCGTCGCCGGGCGTGACGACGGCCAGCCGCGCCGACGCCGGCCGGTGTTTCCGGCCCAATCTGGTGCGCAACTTCACCGCTCCGAACGACCAGACCCTGTATGTTCGCACGACGGACGCCGGGGTGTTTCAGATCGAAACTCCCTTCTGTCGCGACATGACCCGCGCCCTGTCGATCGCGCTGGAACCTGTCGCCGGATCCAGCCGCCTGTGTCCCGGCGATCAGGCCTCACTGCTCAGCCCAGCGACGGGCCCTCAACCGTGCCGCGTGCGCATCGCAAAGAAGCTGACGACCGCAGAGATCGAGGCCCTGCCGTCTCGCGATCGGCCCTGA
- the mnmC gene encoding FAD-dependent 5-carboxymethylaminomethyl-2-thiouridine(34) oxidoreductase MnmC: MTTDDDASPLLTWTEEGEPRSGRFGDVYFSRDDGLAETRAVFLSGCGLPDAWMVREHFTVAELGFGTGLNIAALLDLWRRTRPEGGRLHIFSVEGFPLTAAEAARALGAWPELTEATEALIANWPAATPGFHRVDLPGFDALLDLAVGDAVWALEQWSGSADAWFLDGFSPALNPGMWSPEVMALIATRSAPGARLATFTVAGAVRRGLAEQGFVVEKRPGHGRKRERLEAHLPSAFEPSTPPSVAVIGAGVAGASVARALYAQGVRAMVFEGEHPGAGGSGFPAALVTPRLDAGDHGIAALHAQALERAGHLYASIPDAVTGHGVLQLPQAPRDAARFEKIARQPIWNADDMAVLDEGAASAVAGEATGQGGLLMKGAFALRPAAVLSSWLSDTEMRAERVTRLQRADGLWRLIGKDDAVLGEVDAVVLAAGWGSAALLDGFDQTPRLSPVRGQADWIDGDVTVHPMAWGGYAVPTGQGLLFGATHDRGDTDTAPREDDSGRNLATLEARLPALAKRIAEAGPVQNRAAVRATTPDRLPVAGALDEGLCVLGGLGSRGFCVAPLLGEHIAALILGQPSPLPRDLASRVSPRRSAVLADALASSSPTRAG; encoded by the coding sequence ATGACCACTGACGACGACGCCTCGCCCCTGCTGACCTGGACCGAAGAAGGCGAGCCGCGCTCCGGCCGGTTCGGCGACGTCTATTTTTCGCGAGACGACGGCCTGGCCGAGACGCGGGCGGTGTTTCTGTCGGGGTGCGGCCTGCCGGACGCCTGGATGGTTCGGGAACATTTCACGGTGGCCGAGCTGGGGTTCGGCACGGGGTTGAACATCGCCGCCCTGCTGGATCTGTGGCGACGGACCCGGCCCGAGGGCGGGCGGCTGCACATCTTTTCTGTCGAGGGGTTTCCGCTGACGGCGGCGGAGGCGGCGCGGGCGCTGGGCGCCTGGCCCGAACTGACGGAGGCGACCGAGGCCTTGATCGCAAACTGGCCGGCCGCAACGCCGGGCTTTCACCGGGTGGATCTGCCGGGCTTCGACGCCTTGCTGGACCTGGCGGTGGGCGATGCGGTCTGGGCGCTGGAGCAATGGTCGGGATCGGCGGACGCCTGGTTCCTGGACGGTTTCTCGCCTGCGCTGAACCCAGGCATGTGGTCGCCCGAAGTGATGGCCTTGATCGCCACGCGCTCGGCGCCGGGCGCGCGCCTGGCCACCTTCACCGTCGCCGGCGCCGTGCGCCGGGGCCTGGCCGAGCAGGGCTTCGTCGTCGAGAAGCGCCCCGGCCATGGCCGCAAGCGCGAGCGGCTTGAGGCCCATCTGCCCTCGGCTTTCGAACCGTCGACGCCGCCCAGCGTCGCGGTGATCGGCGCGGGCGTCGCCGGCGCGTCGGTGGCTCGTGCGCTGTACGCGCAGGGCGTCCGGGCGATGGTGTTCGAGGGTGAGCACCCCGGCGCGGGCGGCTCTGGCTTTCCGGCGGCCCTGGTTACGCCGCGTCTGGATGCCGGCGACCACGGCATCGCCGCCCTGCACGCCCAGGCGCTGGAGCGGGCGGGGCATCTGTATGCCTCGATCCCAGACGCCGTAACGGGCCACGGCGTGCTGCAACTGCCCCAGGCGCCGCGCGATGCGGCCCGGTTCGAAAAGATCGCTCGCCAGCCGATCTGGAATGCCGATGACATGGCGGTGCTGGACGAAGGGGCGGCGTCAGCCGTCGCCGGCGAAGCGACGGGGCAGGGCGGTCTGCTGATGAAGGGGGCGTTCGCGCTACGCCCTGCGGCGGTGCTCTCGTCCTGGCTTTCGGACACTGAGATGCGCGCTGAGCGCGTGACACGGCTTCAGCGCGCCGACGGCCTCTGGCGCTTGATCGGCAAAGACGACGCGGTGCTGGGCGAGGTCGATGCGGTGGTTCTCGCCGCCGGCTGGGGATCGGCCGCCCTGCTGGACGGGTTCGACCAGACGCCGCGCCTGTCGCCCGTTCGGGGGCAGGCGGACTGGATCGACGGGGACGTGACCGTCCACCCCATGGCCTGGGGCGGCTATGCGGTTCCGACGGGCCAAGGCCTGCTGTTCGGCGCGACCCATGATCGGGGCGACACCGACACCGCGCCGCGCGAGGACGACAGCGGACGAAATCTGGCGACCTTGGAAGCGCGCCTGCCGGCGTTGGCCAAGCGCATCGCGGAGGCCGGGCCTGTTCAGAATCGGGCGGCAGTCCGCGCCACGACGCCGGATCGCCTGCCTGTGGCGGGCGCTCTCGATGAGGGCCTCTGTGTGCTCGGCGGTCTGGGGTCGCGCGGCTTTTGCGTCGCGCCCTTGCTGGGCGAGCATATCGCCGCTCTCATCTTGGGTCAGCCCTCGCCCCTGCCGCGCGATCTGGCGTCGCGCGTGTCGCCACGGCGGTCTGCGGTTCTGGCGGACGCCCTTGCATCGTCCTCGCCCACGCGCGCAGGATGA